The following coding sequences are from one Rutidosis leptorrhynchoides isolate AG116_Rl617_1_P2 chromosome 11, CSIRO_AGI_Rlap_v1, whole genome shotgun sequence window:
- the LOC139875891 gene encoding uncharacterized protein, translating into MRCVGPIEAEIIIDEVHKGPGNVKFLIVVMDYFTKWVEAKAVRTITGVQVRNFVWEYIICRFGVPREMKFTSVAHPQANGLCKVTNRDIVSGIKRRLCEKRTGWVDELPNVLWAHRTTFKKSTVETPFSLVYGSEAVIPAEILVTTHRVANFDKEANDDALGENLNFIEERRVRALSFDVGEWVLRNNDASRAEKLGKLGPNWEGPYQVVAINAAGSYKLADIEGRTLPNAWHADLLKRYYA; encoded by the exons ATGCGATGTGTGGGCCCAATTGAAGCAGAAATTATAATTGATGAAGTGCATAAAG GTCCTGGCAATGTCAAATTCCTAATTGTGGTAATGGACTATTTTACAAAATGGGTTGAGGCTAAAGCGGTTCGCACTATTACTGGAGTGCAAGTGCGTAACTTTGTATGGGAGTATATTATTTGCAGATTTGGCGTTCCACGTGAAATG AAGTTTACATCAGTGGCACATCCACAGGCTAATGGCTTGTGTAAAGTAACCAATCGCGATATTGTGAGTGGTATTAAAAGGAGGTTATGCGAAAAGCGAACTGGTTGGGTGGATGAATTGCCCAATGTGTTGTGGgcacatcgcactactttcaaGAAGAGCACAGTGGAAACACCCTTTAGTTTAGTATATGGCTCTGAGGCAGTGATACCAGCTGAAATTCTTGTGACAACGCATAGAGTTGCTAACTTTGATAAGGAAGCAAATGATGATGCATTGGGCGAAAACTTGAATTTTATCGAAGAGCGAAG agtACGTGCTTTGTCTTTTGATGTAGGCGAATGGGTGTTGCGAAACAATGATGCAAGTAGAGCAGAAAAACTTGGCAAATTAGGACCTAACTGGGAGGGTCCTTATCAAgttgtggcaattaatgcggcaggttcatataagctcgcAGACATAGAAGGGCGAACTCtccctaatgcgtggcatgctgatttattaaagcgatattatgcatag